Proteins encoded together in one Hymenobacter monticola window:
- a CDS encoding class I SAM-dependent DNA methyltransferase, translated as MNENQPNTLPPEYFDHVYQANRDPWNFETSPYEREKYAATLAALPHLHYAEVFEIGCSLGVLTAQLAPRCGHLLAVDVSEAALAQARARCADLPQVEIRLMQVPNEFPDQTFNLILLSEVGYYWSPDDLARAAEKMIAALPSGGQLLLVHWTPPVHDYPLTGDDVHTFFLAKTMEDGPLRHLAGQRHEQYRLDLLEKR; from the coding sequence ATGAACGAAAACCAGCCCAATACTCTGCCGCCAGAGTACTTCGACCACGTGTACCAGGCCAACCGCGACCCGTGGAATTTCGAAACCAGCCCCTACGAGCGCGAGAAGTACGCCGCGACCCTGGCAGCGCTGCCGCATCTGCACTACGCCGAGGTTTTTGAAATTGGCTGCTCGCTGGGCGTGCTCACGGCGCAGCTGGCGCCGCGCTGCGGCCACCTGCTGGCGGTGGATGTAAGCGAGGCGGCCTTGGCCCAGGCCCGCGCCCGTTGCGCCGATTTACCGCAGGTGGAAATCCGCCTGATGCAAGTGCCCAACGAGTTTCCCGACCAGACCTTCAACCTGATTCTGCTGTCGGAAGTAGGCTACTACTGGTCGCCGGATGACCTGGCCCGTGCCGCGGAGAAAATGATTGCCGCCTTGCCCTCCGGCGGCCAGCTGCTGCTGGTGCACTGGACGCCGCCGGTGCACGACTACCCCCTGACGGGCGATGATGTGCACACGTTTTTCCTGGCCAAAACAATGGAAGACGGCCCCCTGCGCCACCTTGCCGGCCAGCGGCACGAGCAGTACCGGCTCGACTTGCTGGAGAAGCGCTAG
- a CDS encoding PIG-L deacetylase family protein gives MAEHPLPFDNYSVRPGSFAASLGATVVVAPHPDDEALGCGGLLALLRQAGLPVAAVLVSDGTMSHPRSQLFSLAARQAVREAEFRHALTLLGFDANEPLLLGLPDSRVPSSGAETGFTTAVTALQQFLQQQAAATVLVPWRRDPHPDHRATSQLVAAALAGMPQPPRRLEYVVWAWERAAPDDLPTASDGVQGFRLDIATGLPQKLRAIAAHRSQVAPGVFMDDAEGFLLSAEMLAHFETPYEVFFEAVAP, from the coding sequence TTGGCTGAGCATCCCCTTCCTTTCGACAATTACTCGGTGCGGCCGGGCAGTTTCGCCGCCTCGCTGGGCGCTACCGTGGTGGTGGCGCCCCACCCCGATGACGAGGCGCTAGGCTGCGGCGGCCTGCTGGCGCTACTGCGCCAAGCGGGCCTGCCCGTAGCCGCGGTGCTGGTGAGCGACGGCACAATGTCTCACCCCCGTTCGCAATTGTTTTCGTTGGCAGCACGGCAAGCGGTGCGTGAAGCCGAGTTTAGGCACGCTCTCACCTTGCTCGGTTTTGATGCTAACGAACCGCTACTGCTGGGCCTGCCCGATAGCCGCGTGCCCAGTTCAGGCGCCGAAACTGGCTTTACTACTGCCGTGACTGCATTGCAACAGTTCCTGCAGCAGCAGGCGGCGGCCACCGTGCTGGTGCCCTGGCGTCGCGACCCTCACCCCGACCACCGCGCTACCAGCCAGCTGGTGGCGGCCGCGTTGGCCGGCATGCCCCAGCCGCCCCGCCGGCTCGAATACGTGGTGTGGGCCTGGGAGCGTGCCGCCCCCGACGACCTGCCCACGGCCTCTGACGGAGTGCAAGGCTTCCGGCTCGACATTGCCACTGGGCTGCCGCAGAAGCTGCGGGCCATTGCGGCGCACCGCTCGCAGGTGGCACCGGGGGTGTTTATGGACGATGCCGAAGGGTTTTTATTGTCAGCAGAAATGCTGGCGCACTTTGAGACGCCTTATGAAGTCTTTTTTGAAGCCGTAGCGCCATGA
- a CDS encoding acyl-CoA dehydrogenase family protein, protein MSADFIYSPSAELGTGAPEAVASADSPGPSRGPATPAQAEMAAAQLAPKLFAQAAATDEVGAFPSQEFAWLQTAGLLTAALPADLGGAGLNVPAATLPLLHTLQHIGRGNLAVGRVYEGHLNALLLIQQLGTAAQTARYAADARAGKLFGMWNTEIATDGVRLEAMPNGRYRLRGAKTFASGAGYLARPLITGALPKGRGWQLFVLPADTQAPALDRSFWRPLGMRATASFRADLTGLEIGPDDLIGPPDAYYQQPAFSGGAIRFAAVQLGGAEAVFEETCRFLQGLGRIDDPYQRQRLGEMSIALESGRQWLRGAAEHAARPGATADAEATVAYANMMRTAIETICLNMLQLAERCVGARGLLEPLPFERLHRDLTHYLRQPAPDGALADVGRFVLEGKTFVS, encoded by the coding sequence ATGTCTGCCGATTTCATATATAGCCCTAGCGCCGAACTGGGCACCGGAGCCCCCGAAGCCGTCGCCTCGGCCGACTCGCCGGGCCCGTCGCGCGGGCCCGCCACACCTGCGCAAGCCGAGATGGCGGCGGCCCAGCTAGCTCCCAAGCTGTTTGCGCAAGCTGCCGCCACCGACGAGGTAGGCGCTTTCCCTAGTCAGGAATTTGCCTGGCTGCAAACGGCTGGCCTGCTCACGGCGGCACTTCCCGCCGACCTGGGCGGGGCGGGACTCAACGTGCCGGCAGCCACCCTACCACTGCTGCACACCCTGCAGCACATTGGACGCGGCAACCTGGCTGTGGGACGCGTCTACGAAGGTCATTTGAATGCGCTGCTGCTGATTCAGCAGCTGGGTACGGCGGCGCAGACGGCACGCTATGCAGCCGATGCCCGCGCCGGCAAGCTGTTTGGGATGTGGAACACCGAGATTGCAACCGATGGCGTACGATTGGAGGCCATGCCCAATGGCCGCTACCGCCTGCGCGGGGCCAAGACGTTTGCCTCGGGCGCGGGGTACCTGGCGCGGCCGCTCATCACCGGGGCGTTGCCGAAGGGCCGGGGCTGGCAGCTTTTCGTGCTGCCCGCCGATACGCAGGCGCCCGCGCTGGACCGCTCGTTCTGGCGGCCGCTGGGCATGCGGGCCACGGCCAGCTTCCGGGCCGATTTAACCGGGCTGGAAATTGGGCCCGACGACCTGATTGGCCCGCCCGATGCTTACTACCAGCAGCCGGCATTCAGCGGCGGCGCCATCCGGTTTGCGGCGGTGCAGCTGGGCGGCGCCGAGGCGGTGTTTGAGGAAACCTGTCGCTTTCTGCAGGGTTTGGGCCGCATCGACGACCCTTACCAGCGGCAGCGCCTGGGGGAGATGAGCATCGCACTGGAAAGCGGCCGCCAGTGGCTGCGCGGCGCGGCCGAGCACGCCGCCCGCCCCGGCGCCACCGCCGATGCTGAGGCCACCGTGGCTTATGCCAACATGATGCGCACCGCCATCGAAACCATTTGCCTCAACATGCTGCAACTGGCCGAACGTTGCGTGGGTGCCCGTGGCCTGCTGGAGCCCCTACCCTTCGAGCGCTTGCACCGCGACCTGACCCACTACCTGCGCCAGCCCGCCCCCGACGGCGCCCTGGCCGACGTGGGCCGTTTCGTACTCGAAGGCAAAACCTTCGTAAGCTAG
- the purH gene encoding bifunctional phosphoribosylaminoimidazolecarboxamide formyltransferase/IMP cyclohydrolase, with protein sequence MSSRPIRAALLSVYHKDRLAPLVQVLRQHGVQLYSTGGTQKFLEEEGAEVTAVEDLTGFPEVFGGRVKTLHPKVFGGILHRRHEDGDLAQAEQHGIPPIDLVVVDLYPFEETVASGAQEQDVIEKIDIGGISLLRAAAKNFRDVLVVSSRDQYEAVTELLTQKEGATDLDDRRHYAAAAFATTSHYDTEIFKYVSQDTAVAGAALRLSAQPATPLRYGENPHQAGTFYGDLSALFDQLHGKQLSYNNLVDVDAAVALMAEFSDGAPACAILKHTNACGVAQAATLRDAYVNALSCDPTSAFGGVIIVNKEVDAATAAELNQLFFEVLIAPGFAAEALPVLQSKKNRILLRQKPVEFPKKQIKTLLNGIIEQDADRQTETAADFRTVTQSAPTAEETEALVFAAKICKHTKSNTIVLARAGQLLASGVGQTSRVDALRQAIEKARAFGFDLHGAVMASDAFFPFPDCVEIAGAAGIRAVVQPGGSIKDADSIKAADELGMAMVLTGMRHFKH encoded by the coding sequence ATGTCGTCTCGCCCCATTCGTGCCGCCCTGCTTTCTGTGTATCACAAAGACCGACTGGCCCCGCTGGTGCAAGTGCTGCGGCAGCACGGCGTGCAGCTGTACTCCACGGGCGGCACCCAGAAATTCCTGGAAGAAGAAGGCGCTGAAGTAACCGCCGTAGAAGACCTGACCGGCTTCCCCGAAGTATTTGGCGGCCGGGTGAAGACGCTGCACCCCAAGGTGTTCGGCGGCATATTGCACCGTCGCCACGAGGATGGTGACCTGGCCCAGGCCGAGCAGCACGGCATCCCGCCCATCGACTTGGTGGTGGTCGACCTCTATCCGTTTGAGGAAACTGTGGCCAGTGGAGCCCAAGAGCAGGACGTTATCGAGAAAATCGACATCGGCGGCATTTCCCTGCTACGCGCCGCTGCCAAAAACTTCCGCGACGTGCTGGTAGTCAGTAGCCGCGACCAGTACGAGGCCGTGACCGAGCTGCTAACCCAGAAGGAAGGCGCCACCGACCTTGACGACCGCCGCCATTACGCCGCCGCCGCCTTCGCCACCACCTCCCACTACGACACCGAGATTTTCAAATACGTGAGCCAGGACACGGCCGTGGCCGGCGCGGCCCTACGCCTCAGTGCCCAGCCCGCCACGCCCCTGCGCTACGGCGAGAACCCCCACCAGGCCGGCACCTTCTACGGCGACCTGTCGGCGCTGTTCGACCAGCTGCACGGCAAGCAGCTCAGCTACAACAACCTAGTGGACGTGGACGCCGCCGTGGCCCTCATGGCCGAATTCAGCGACGGCGCGCCCGCCTGCGCCATCCTCAAGCACACCAACGCCTGCGGAGTAGCCCAGGCCGCCACCCTGCGCGACGCCTACGTAAACGCCCTGAGCTGTGACCCGACGTCGGCCTTTGGCGGCGTCATCATCGTGAACAAGGAAGTGGACGCGGCCACCGCCGCCGAGCTGAACCAGTTGTTCTTCGAGGTGCTAATTGCGCCCGGTTTTGCGGCCGAGGCGCTGCCCGTGCTGCAGAGCAAGAAAAACCGCATTTTGCTGCGGCAGAAGCCGGTGGAGTTTCCAAAGAAGCAGATTAAGACGCTGCTTAACGGCATCATCGAGCAGGACGCCGACCGCCAGACCGAAACGGCCGCCGACTTCCGCACCGTCACCCAATCGGCCCCCACGGCCGAGGAAACGGAGGCGCTGGTTTTCGCCGCCAAAATTTGCAAGCACACCAAGAGCAACACCATCGTGCTGGCCCGGGCCGGCCAGCTGCTGGCCTCCGGCGTGGGCCAGACCTCGCGCGTAGACGCTCTACGCCAGGCCATTGAGAAGGCCCGCGCCTTCGGCTTCGACCTGCACGGCGCCGTGATGGCCTCCGACGCCTTCTTCCCCTTCCCCGACTGCGTGGAAATTGCCGGCGCCGCCGGCATCCGCGCCGTGGTGCAGCCCGGCGGCTCCATCAAAGACGCCGACAGCATCAAAGCTGCCGATGAGTTGGGCATGGCCATGGTGCTGACGGGCATGCGCCACTTCAAGCACTAG
- a CDS encoding rod shape-determining protein, translated as MGFFNFLTSDIAIDLGTANTLIIHNDKIVVDEPSIIAKDRTTNKVIAVGRQAQQMHEKTHDNIRTIRPLKDGVIADFHAAEEMIKGMIKMIDTRTRLFQPSHRMVICIPSGITEVEKRAVRDSAEHAGAKEVWMIQEPMAAAIGIGIDVEQPVGSMIIDIGGGTTEIAVIALSGIVCDQSIKTAGDVFNQDILDYMRRQHNLLIGERSAERIKIEVGAALTELDVAPPDHEVRGRDLMTGIPKVIKVTFSEIAIALDKSVAKIEEAVLKALEISPPELSADIYENGIHLTGGGALLRGLDKRLAAKTKLPIHIAEDPLRAVVRGTGKAIKDIHAFRGVLLT; from the coding sequence ATGGGTTTCTTTAATTTCCTGACCAGCGACATCGCCATCGACCTGGGCACGGCCAATACGCTCATCATTCACAACGACAAAATCGTGGTGGACGAGCCGAGCATCATCGCCAAAGACCGAACTACGAATAAAGTCATCGCCGTGGGCCGCCAAGCCCAGCAGATGCACGAAAAAACCCACGATAACATCCGCACCATCCGCCCGCTGAAGGATGGCGTGATTGCCGATTTCCACGCCGCCGAGGAAATGATTAAGGGCATGATTAAGATGATTGACACGCGCACGCGGTTGTTTCAGCCCTCGCACCGCATGGTCATCTGCATTCCCTCGGGTATCACCGAGGTGGAGAAACGCGCCGTGCGCGACTCCGCCGAGCACGCCGGCGCCAAGGAAGTCTGGATGATTCAGGAGCCCATGGCCGCCGCCATTGGCATCGGCATCGACGTGGAGCAGCCCGTGGGCTCGATGATTATCGACATTGGAGGGGGCACCACCGAAATTGCGGTTATCGCCTTGTCGGGCATCGTGTGCGACCAGTCGATTAAGACGGCCGGCGACGTGTTCAATCAAGACATCCTCGACTACATGCGCCGCCAGCACAACCTGCTCATTGGCGAGCGTTCGGCCGAGCGCATCAAGATTGAGGTAGGCGCCGCCCTCACCGAGCTCGACGTGGCTCCGCCCGACCACGAAGTGCGCGGCCGCGACCTGATGACCGGCATTCCGAAAGTTATCAAAGTCACGTTCTCAGAAATTGCCATTGCCCTCGATAAATCGGTGGCCAAAATTGAGGAAGCCGTATTGAAAGCCCTCGAAATCTCGCCGCCCGAATTGTCGGCCGACATTTACGAAAACGGCATTCACCTCACCGGCGGCGGCGCGCTGCTACGCGGCCTCGACAAGCGCCTCGCGGCCAAAACCAAGCTGCCCATCCACATTGCCGAAGACCCGCTGCGCGCCGTGGTGCGCGGCACCGGCAAAGCCATCAAGGACATTCATGCCTTCCGAGGTGTGCTACTGACTTAG